Proteins found in one Bremerella volcania genomic segment:
- a CDS encoding CHAT domain-containing protein has product MRFWLPLLLVAGLAGWAEPLVSNCDAQDPTKQQQLDKATELNGLVSQHFIAGQYAKAEQYAREAFAIRRRVLGEEHPDTATSHNDLGVLLGVQGNYAAARTHYEQAVAIRKKVLGKEHPDTAHSLNNLGLLLFTQRDYANARPYFEQALAIEIKVRGEEHSKVAGLHNTLGELLITQGNYAAARPHCEQALAIRKKVLGDEHSDTIDSFNNLGTLLYYLGDYAAARPYYEYVLKIRKKVRGEEHPDTATSLNNLGLLFQAQGDYAGARRNYEQALAIRIKVLGEENFNTATSFHNLGSLLVAQRNYADALPYLERAAVIRKKVLGEEHLDTATTFDNLGSLFYYQAEYAGARFYYERALAIRKKVLGEDHPATAALLNRLGDVFSAQRDLTTARPFYEQAVTIRKKVLGEEHFDTATSLHNLGSLLIAQGNYAEALPNLKQALVIRKKVLGKEHLDTATTLDNLGSLFYYQADYAGALPYYEQALDIRKKVLGEEHPDTATSLNRLGDLFGAQGDYASTRLYYEQALAIREKALGKEHLLTAASLNNLGALFQAQGDYADARRYYERALAIRKKVLGEEHPVTATSLNNLGALFQVQGDYASARLYHERALAIRKKVLGEEHPVTATSLNNLGILLMNQGDYAGARGYLERALAIRKKVLGEGHPDTASSLDNLGGLLSAQGDYAGARTSYEQALKIKEKVLGKDHPLTAASLHNLGSVLYSQEDYAGARSCCERALRIKEKVLGEEHPDTASSLNDLGVLASVQGDYAGARSYYEQSLAIRKKILGEEHPDTASSLIAIGFLLYSQGDYAGALPYYEQSLAIRKKILGEEHPDVAISLNNLGCLLQAQRAWQDAIESFDRSRKGSLNFMTRTLTSMDPPSQAKFLATQNGSFHGALSLGYVNRIRPVAVEAAASWLINGKGIASTALAQQQLLERDSNDPKVKEAVKQLKDVRHTLATIVMSKPKPDQTEARTKSIAQLTLQERKLSRQIAQAVGSSAGTGEWVELDEVRAALPPQAVLVNIVRMPILDFQATVDRPRWKPERYVVWIIPAAGQGEVQLIDLGPADETDKQIEQVRQQMTDIKSAEKLTKNLSQLSGDIWQPIADKLPPETENVILSPDGAMWLLPWSTLPVSEDRFLIEDYALQYVISGRELVQKAQPVSRQTPLLFADPTFDLSPDQTQTAVEAIFRGEKFDREATRGLVSQTALGKVPALPNTRAEAAVIAPNMETIAEKKPVSYLGKYALETVAKRVDRPRMLVLSTHGFFLPDQEVELDDRDLASNDTRSAALLTVDGKPVENPLLRCGMLFAGCNQPAAGADDGVLTGMEIVGMDLRGTELVVLSACETGLGDVKTGEGVAGLRQAFQLAGAQSVVATLWTVPDRDSAIIMNDFFQNLAAGKNKSEALRSAQLRRIESRRERYGSAHPFYWAAWTVTGGK; this is encoded by the coding sequence CGCACAACGACCTAGGCGTTCTGCTAGGCGTTCAGGGAAACTACGCCGCTGCACGCACCCATTACGAGCAGGCCGTGGCCATCCGTAAAAAAGTCCTGGGCAAAGAACATCCCGATACGGCTCATTCACTCAACAACCTAGGCTTACTGCTATTTACTCAACGCGACTACGCCAATGCACGCCCCTATTTTGAGCAGGCCCTGGCGATAGAAATAAAAGTTAGGGGAGAAGAACATTCTAAGGTCGCAGGGTTGCACAACACCCTAGGTGAATTGCTTATTACTCAAGGAAACTACGCCGCCGCACGTCCCCACTGTGAGCAGGCCCTGGCGATCCGTAAAAAAGTTCTGGGGGACGAACATTCCGATACCATCGATTCGTTTAACAACCTAGGCACTCTGCTGTATTATCTAGGCGACTACGCCGCCGCGCGTCCCTACTACGAATATGTCCTGAAAATTCGCAAAAAGGTTCGGGGCGAAGAACATCCTGATACGGCTACTTCGCTCAACAACCTGGGCTTACTGTTTCAAGCACAAGGAGACTATGCAGGCGCGCGTCGCAACTATGAACAGGCCCTGGCCATCCGTATAAAAGTTCTGGGGGAAGAGAACTTTAATACCGCGACTTCATTTCACAATCTAGGCTCTCTGCTGGTTGCTCAAAGAAACTACGCCGACGCTCTTCCCTACTTAGAACGGGCCGCGGTCATCCGTAAGAAGGTTCTAGGCGAGGAACATCTCGATACCGCTACGACATTCGACAACCTAGGCTCACTATTTTACTATCAAGCGGAATACGCCGGCGCACGTTTCTATTATGAACGGGCCCTGGCTATCCGCAAAAAAGTTCTGGGGGAAGATCACCCCGCCACTGCGGCTTTGCTCAACAGGCTAGGTGATGTGTTTAGTGCTCAAAGAGACCTTACCACTGCGCGGCCCTTCTACGAGCAGGCCGTGACAATTCGTAAAAAGGTTCTGGGGGAAGAGCACTTCGATACCGCGACTTCACTCCACAATCTAGGCTCTCTGCTGATTGCTCAAGGGAACTACGCCGAAGCTCTTCCTAACTTAAAACAGGCCTTGGTCATCCGTAAAAAGGTTCTCGGTAAGGAACATCTCGATACCGCTACGACACTCGACAATCTAGGTTCTCTATTTTACTATCAAGCGGACTACGCTGGCGCTCTTCCCTACTATGAGCAAGCCCTAGACATCCGAAAAAAGGTTTTGGGGGAAGAACATCCCGACACTGCGACTTCGCTCAACAGGCTAGGTGATCTGTTTGGTGCTCAAGGAGACTACGCCAGCACACGTCTCTATTACGAACAGGCCTTGGCGATCCGTGAAAAGGCTCTGGGGAAAGAACATCTCCTTACGGCTGCTTCGCTCAACAATCTAGGCGCTCTGTTTCAGGCTCAAGGAGACTACGCCGACGCACGTCGCTATTATGAACGAGCCCTGGCGATCCGTAAAAAGGTACTGGGGGAAGAGCATCCCGTTACGGCTACATCGCTCAACAATCTAGGCGCTCTGTTTCAGGTTCAGGGAGACTACGCCAGTGCACGTCTCTATCATGAACGGGCCTTGGCGATCCGAAAAAAGGTTCTGGGGGAAGAGCATCCCGTTACGGCTACTTCGCTCAACAATCTAGGCATTCTGCTTATGAATCAAGGAGACTACGCTGGCGCACGTGGCTATCTTGAACGGGCCTTGGCGATCCGTAAAAAGGTTCTGGGGGAAGGACATCCCGATACGGCTAGTTCGCTCGACAATCTAGGCGGTCTGCTTTCTGCTCAAGGAGACTATGCCGGTGCGCGTACCTCTTATGAACAGGCCTTGAAAATTAAAGAAAAGGTTCTGGGGAAAGACCATCCCCTTACGGCTGCTTCGCTCCACAATCTAGGCTCTGTGCTTTATTCTCAAGAAGACTATGCTGGCGCTCGTTCCTGCTGTGAACGGGCCCTGAGAATTAAGGAAAAGGTTCTAGGGGAAGAACATCCTGATACGGCTAGTTCGCTCAACGACTTAGGCGTTCTGGCCAGCGTTCAGGGAGACTACGCCGGTGCGCGTTCCTATTATGAACAGTCCCTGGCGATCCGTAAAAAGATTCTGGGGGAAGAGCATCCTGATACGGCTAGTTCGCTCATCGCTATAGGCTTTCTGCTTTATTCTCAAGGAGACTATGCTGGCGCGCTTCCCTACTATGAACAGTCTCTGGCGATCCGCAAAAAGATTCTGGGGGAAGAGCATCCCGATGTGGCTATTTCGCTCAACAATCTTGGCTGTCTACTTCAGGCTCAAAGGGCGTGGCAAGACGCGATCGAGAGCTTTGATCGATCTCGCAAGGGTTCGTTGAACTTCATGACCCGGACCCTTACCTCGATGGATCCTCCATCGCAAGCTAAGTTTCTGGCTACCCAAAACGGATCTTTCCATGGTGCGTTGTCACTCGGCTATGTCAATCGCATAAGGCCTGTTGCCGTGGAAGCTGCCGCGAGCTGGCTAATCAATGGAAAGGGAATTGCCAGTACGGCGTTGGCGCAACAGCAACTGCTTGAGCGAGATTCCAATGATCCCAAGGTCAAAGAAGCCGTTAAACAACTTAAGGACGTTCGGCATACGTTGGCAACGATCGTGATGTCGAAGCCCAAACCCGATCAGACGGAAGCTCGGACTAAGTCAATCGCGCAGCTAACCCTGCAAGAACGGAAGTTGAGTCGTCAGATTGCCCAGGCCGTCGGAAGTTCGGCGGGAACGGGCGAGTGGGTGGAATTAGACGAAGTACGGGCGGCACTTCCGCCGCAGGCGGTCCTGGTGAACATCGTTCGGATGCCCATCCTTGATTTCCAGGCTACCGTCGACCGGCCACGCTGGAAACCGGAACGGTACGTGGTGTGGATCATACCTGCCGCTGGCCAGGGAGAAGTGCAGTTGATCGATCTGGGCCCGGCCGACGAGACGGACAAGCAGATCGAACAGGTCCGCCAGCAGATGACCGATATTAAATCTGCCGAAAAGCTCACCAAGAATCTCAGCCAGCTTAGCGGCGATATCTGGCAACCTATCGCCGACAAACTTCCCCCCGAAACCGAGAATGTTATTCTCAGTCCAGACGGCGCAATGTGGCTGCTGCCTTGGAGCACGTTGCCTGTGAGCGAGGATCGCTTCCTGATTGAGGACTACGCGCTTCAGTACGTCATCAGCGGTCGCGAGTTAGTTCAAAAGGCGCAACCGGTCAGTCGTCAAACGCCACTGCTCTTTGCCGACCCGACCTTTGATTTATCGCCTGACCAAACCCAAACGGCCGTGGAAGCGATCTTCCGCGGTGAAAAATTCGACCGGGAAGCCACCCGCGGGCTCGTCTCGCAAACGGCACTGGGGAAGGTACCGGCACTGCCCAATACGCGAGCGGAAGCAGCGGTGATCGCACCGAACATGGAAACGATTGCCGAAAAGAAGCCGGTGAGCTACCTGGGCAAGTACGCGCTGGAAACGGTTGCCAAGCGAGTCGACCGGCCGCGGATGCTGGTCCTCAGCACGCATGGCTTCTTTCTGCCCGATCAGGAAGTCGAGCTGGATGATCGTGACCTTGCATCGAATGATACTCGCAGTGCCGCGCTGCTCACCGTCGATGGAAAGCCGGTCGAGAACCCGCTTTTGAGGTGCGGGATGCTGTTTGCTGGCTGCAACCAACCGGCAGCCGGGGCCGACGACGGCGTACTGACCGGCATGGAAATCGTTGGCATGGATCTTCGCGGTACGGAACTCGTGGTGCTGAGTGCCTGCGAGACGGGGCTGGGCGATGTGAAGACCGGGGAAGGGGTGGCCGGTTTGCGTCAGGCATTTCAATTGGCCGGGGCTCAAAGCGTCGTGGCAACCTTGTGGACTGTGCCTGACCGTGATTCGGCGATCATCATGAACGACTTTTTCCAGAACCTGGCCGCCGGCAAAAACAAATCGGAAGCCTTACGCAGTGCCCAGCTAAGACGGATTGAAAGTCGACGGGAACGCTATGGTTCGGCCCACCCGTTTTACTGGGCGGCTTGGACAGTCACAGGGGGCAAATGA